Proteins encoded in a region of the Paenibacillus sp. W2I17 genome:
- a CDS encoding DUF1128 domain-containing protein, with product MDLTQATAANMEYMIEAIKTKLRMASGAAMQASSFPLEKYEDLFDLYEMILSKEHLSISEVEAVASELGNLRKS from the coding sequence ATGGATTTAACACAAGCAACAGCAGCCAATATGGAATATATGATTGAAGCGATCAAAACCAAACTTCGTATGGCAAGCGGTGCCGCCATGCAAGCTTCTTCATTCCCACTTGAGAAATATGAAGATCTGTTTGACCTGTATGAAATGATTTTGAGCAAGGAACATCTCAGTATCTCTGAAGTGGAAGCTGTCGCTTCGGAACTGGGTAATCTTCGTAAATCTTAG
- a CDS encoding pirin family protein, whose protein sequence is MIKVVTSEERHTSDRGWIHSEFSFSFADYDDPSNAHFGCLLAHNENTLMPQEGFKKHPHHDLELVSYVISGTLKHTDSMGTEQLLEPGTVQVMSAGTGVEHSETNPSADEPVRFLQMWFLPSERMLKPSYTNRRVEPQEHLNRLCPIVSGQGGEESEGALPISQEVTCYLSHLESGKKLMYPQHEDRRTHLFLISGHVEIHCSDGNFNLKPGDAARIRKSCDLQITSTDSEPAEFVLVDLP, encoded by the coding sequence ATGATTAAAGTGGTGACATCGGAAGAAAGGCACACGTCGGATCGAGGTTGGATACACAGTGAATTCAGCTTTTCCTTTGCGGATTATGATGATCCAAGCAACGCCCATTTTGGCTGTCTGTTGGCTCATAATGAAAACACGCTGATGCCGCAAGAAGGCTTTAAGAAACATCCACATCATGATCTTGAACTTGTCAGTTATGTCATTTCGGGTACACTCAAACATACGGATAGTATGGGAACAGAACAATTGCTTGAACCGGGTACGGTCCAGGTGATGAGTGCGGGTACGGGAGTGGAACACTCCGAGACCAATCCGTCAGCGGATGAACCGGTACGTTTCCTCCAGATGTGGTTTTTGCCATCGGAGCGTATGCTGAAACCTTCCTATACGAATCGGAGAGTAGAGCCGCAGGAGCATTTGAATCGTCTATGTCCGATTGTATCCGGGCAAGGGGGCGAGGAAAGCGAAGGCGCATTGCCTATTTCCCAGGAAGTAACCTGTTACCTGTCCCATTTGGAGTCCGGGAAGAAGTTGATGTACCCGCAACACGAAGATCGACGGACACATCTTTTCCTGATCAGTGGACATGTAGAGATTCATTGTTCGGATGGTAACTTCAACCTCAAGCCGGGGGATGCCGCACGAATTCGTAAAAGCTGTGATCTGCAGATCACGAGCACAGACAGTGAACCTGCCGAATTTGTTTTGGTTGACCTGCCTTAA